The genomic DNA ATCTCCGCGCCGCCGGACTGCATCATGAGCCGGAGCGTCTAATTTCGAAACTGGATAACGTCGAAATTCATCACCCTCTCTATGCCGACCGCTGCTGCTCCCAGGCCGGCTCCTACGGATTTGTCCATTTCAAAGAGGCGAAAGCGATGTTCCAGAAAAAGAAAGAGGAATATGCCTCTATTCCGGCGGAATACCTGATGACCTCCTGTCCGGCATGCCAGATGAAAGTCCGCGCCGAAATGGGGGAGAAATTCAAAGTCGTTCACCCAATCGAAATTCTTGCCGAACGGCTTATCAAATAGTACTTTCTGACAACTCATAAAGGGAATCTCTTATGACCGACATCGATAAAAAAGAAAAAGGACTGCTGATAGTTTACACTGGCGACGGCAAAGGGAAGACCACCGCCGCCCTCGGGATGACCATCCGGGCGGTCGGGTACGACTGGAAGGTCTGCGTAATTCAGTTTATCAAAGGGAGCTGGAAATACGGGGAACTGGACGGCCTCAAGAAACTGGCGCCGAATGTGGAATTGAATGTCATGGGGGAGGGATTTGTCGGCATTGTCGATGACAAAAAGCCGATTGAGGAGCATCGCGCCGCCGCCAAAAAGGCGCTCGAACTGGCTCTTGAAAAGATGACCTCGGGAAAATATCAACTGGTCATTCTCGATGAACTCAATGTCGCCGTCAGCCTGGGACTGGTCATGCCGGATGAAATGGAACATCTCCTCGATTCCAAACCGTCGCTCTTGCACCTGGTCATTACCGGGCGCGGCGCCACCAAAGGGCTGATTGACAGAGCCGACCTCGTCACAGAGATGCGGGAAATAAAACATCCCTACCAGAAGGGAATTCTGGCGCAGAAAGGTGTCGATTTTTGAAACTGGCTGTGGTCGGAGGGACCGGCTTTGTCGGGCGGGGTCTGCTGCGCGCGCTCGCCCAATCGTCTCACGACGTCGTCGTCATCAGCCGGAAACCGCCGAAAAATATTCCGGCTGCGAAGAATTTCCATATCGCCGCGGGCGATATTCATGACGCCAAATCGCTGGAAAAAGCATTCACCGGTGCGCAGGCAGTCTATCATCTGGTCGGCATCATCGCCGAAACCAGAGAGCTGACCTTCGAGAGGACCGTTATACAGGGAACAAGAAATCTAATTGACGCCGCCCAGGCCTGCGGCGTGAAAAAAATCATCTATCTTTCCGCTCTCGGCACCAGTGATAAACCGTTTACGAAATACTTCCGCGCCAAATGGGAATCCGAAGAAATTATCCGCAATTCCGGTTTGGAGTTTGTCATTCTTCGCCCTTCTTTTGTATTCGGTCCTGAAGATATTTCTATCAACAAATTCGCCCGGATGTTCAAGCG from Candidatus Zixiibacteriota bacterium includes the following:
- a CDS encoding complex I NDUFA9 subunit family protein translates to MKLAVVGGTGFVGRGLLRALAQSSHDVVVISRKPPKNIPAAKNFHIAAGDIHDAKSLEKAFTGAQAVYHLVGIIAETRELTFERTVIQGTRNLIDAAQACGVKKIIYLSALGTSDKPFTKYFRAKWESEEIIRNSGLEFVILRPSFVFGPEDISINKFARMFKRLPFAPVIGDGRYKVQPIFIDDLASVMVASLDNRRAVNQTIEIGGPEVFEFRELVQIIKKSLNIQRFNLYIPFWLMMINAWVIERFLKPAPVTVDQLKMLRAGGVADNRELLEIFGINLTSFESKIREYLR
- the cobO gene encoding cob(I)yrinic acid a,c-diamide adenosyltransferase, translated to MTDIDKKEKGLLIVYTGDGKGKTTAALGMTIRAVGYDWKVCVIQFIKGSWKYGELDGLKKLAPNVELNVMGEGFVGIVDDKKPIEEHRAAAKKALELALEKMTSGKYQLVILDELNVAVSLGLVMPDEMEHLLDSKPSLLHLVITGRGATKGLIDRADLVTEMREIKHPYQKGILAQKGVDF